Within the Helicobacter anatolicus genome, the region TTTTACATTTCTTGTTACATGATTTTTTTCATATCCTTAAATCAAAATGATCTTATTAAGCAAAGTTATGTTTATTTTGAAGTTCATTATAGGTTGCTATGATTATAATTAATTACAGCAGGGATTGATTATTTTTTGATAGTGATTAGTTTGTTTAATTGTATTTTGTGTTTATTTTAAGAATTTATCGTGTGAGATAAACCTCACTCGATATTGGTATAGACTGCTTGGACATCATCATCTTCTTCAATGCGATCTAGGAGTTTTTCTACTTCGCTCAATTGTTCTTCACTTAGCGTGATAGGGGAGTTAGGAATGCGTTGGAGTGAGGCTTTTTGCACAGGGATCTGGAGAGATTCAAAGCCTTCGTTTAGTTTCCCAAAATCAGTGTAGTCTCCATATGCGATATAAGAAATTTTTCCATCAATCTCGATTTTTTCAAGCTCTTCAAGTCCATAATCAATTAAGGATAGCTCAAGATCTTCAAGATCTATTTGAGGGTTTTCAAATTCAAATACGCTTTTGCGTGAAAACATAAATTCTAGAGATCCATTAGGCACGATAGAGGCATTAGGGGTTTTGTTGAAATAGCTTTTGATATTAGCAATCGTGCGTGTAGGATTATCTGTTGTACATTCAATCATTATAAGCACGCCATGAGGAACCTTTCCTTCATAAGTGATTTCAGTAAAGATTCCATCTTTTCCACTTGCACGCTTGATGGCTGCTTCGATATTGTCTTTTGGCATGTTTTGGGCTTTTGCATTGGCAATAGCTGTACGGAGTTTTGCATTCATATCTGGATCGCTCCCGCCTTCTTTGGCAGCCACAGTGATTGCCTTGGCAAGTTTAGGGAAAACTTTGCTCATTTTATCCCATCGTTTTTCTTTTGCGGCTCTTCTGTATTCAAATGCTCTTCCCATTATTTATCTCCTTGTAAAATTTTTGCAAGTTCTTTGGTGTGGTAACTGATAATAATATCTGCACCAGCGCGTTTAAAACTCATAAGGGTTTCAATCATTGCTTTTTGATAATCAATTAATCCAGCTTTTCCTGCGAGTTTTAACATGGCGTATTCTCCGCTTACATTATAGATTGCAAGTGGGACAAGGGTTTTGTCTTTGATTTCTCTTACGATATCAAGATAAATTAATGCAGGTTTTACCATTAAAATATCCGCTCCTTCTTTTTCATCTTCTAAGCTTTCTAAAATTGCTTCTCTTCTATTTGCACAGTCTTCTTGATAGCTTTTTCGATCGCCAAAGCTTGGGCTAGATTGTGCTACATCTCTAAAGGGTCCATAATATGCGCTTGCAAATTTTGTAGAATAGCTCATAATGGGAATATGTGCAAAATTTGCATGATCTAGTGCTTTTCTAATTGTACTTACCATACCATCCATCATTGCACTTGGTGCAATCATATCTGCACCAGCTTGAGCTAAAATCACTGCTTGTTTTCCTAGATTTATTAAAGTAGCATCATTATCTACGCTTTGGAGTTTGTGATCTAAGATACCACAATGCCCATGATCGGTGTATTCGCAAAAGCATAGATCCACGCTTACTACCATTTGAGGAAATTTTTCTTTAATGAGTTTTGTAGTTTGTGCAACAATATGAGTGTCTTTTAAGGCAGCGCTACCTATGGAATCTTTGTGAGAGGGGATACCAAAAAGCAAAATATGATAGATTCCTAATTTTTGTAATTCCTCGCATTCTTTGAGAATGTAGTCTTTGCTCATTTGATATACATCAGGCATAGATGCAATTTCATTTTTAATCCCTTTTCCTTCTATGACAAAAAGCGGATAGATAAAATCTTGCAAATTTAGTCTTGTTTCTTGCACTAGGCTACGAATATGGGGATTATAGCGTAGTCTTCTCATTCGTTTAAACATTTTTACTCCTTAGTATTTAATTCCTATTTGTAGTAATTTCTCTCTTAAATATCTCATTTGGATATTTTTGTCAAAGCACCATTTTGGTTCAAGTAATAAATCATCATGTGCGCCTGAACTAATTCTATGGATAACAATATCTTCAG harbors:
- a CDS encoding YebC/PmpR family DNA-binding transcriptional regulator — translated: MGRAFEYRRAAKEKRWDKMSKVFPKLAKAITVAAKEGGSDPDMNAKLRTAIANAKAQNMPKDNIEAAIKRASGKDGIFTEITYEGKVPHGVLIMIECTTDNPTRTIANIKSYFNKTPNASIVPNGSLEFMFSRKSVFEFENPQIDLEDLELSLIDYGLEELEKIEIDGKISYIAYGDYTDFGKLNEGFESLQIPVQKASLQRIPNSPITLSEEQLSEVEKLLDRIEEDDDVQAVYTNIE
- the hemB gene encoding porphobilinogen synthase, whose amino-acid sequence is MFKRMRRLRYNPHIRSLVQETRLNLQDFIYPLFVIEGKGIKNEIASMPDVYQMSKDYILKECEELQKLGIYHILLFGIPSHKDSIGSAALKDTHIVAQTTKLIKEKFPQMVVSVDLCFCEYTDHGHCGILDHKLQSVDNDATLINLGKQAVILAQAGADMIAPSAMMDGMVSTIRKALDHANFAHIPIMSYSTKFASAYYGPFRDVAQSSPSFGDRKSYQEDCANRREAILESLEDEKEGADILMVKPALIYLDIVREIKDKTLVPLAIYNVSGEYAMLKLAGKAGLIDYQKAMIETLMSFKRAGADIIISYHTKELAKILQGDK